From Amphiura filiformis chromosome 20, Afil_fr2py, whole genome shotgun sequence, a single genomic window includes:
- the LOC140142950 gene encoding putative methyltransferase DDB_G0268948, with amino-acid sequence KHRPKADPKAIERILNFAKEKKSTRFTLAVDIACGSGQGTEDLAQHFEKVIGIDISSAQINEANRTNKAANVEYKVGDAENIPVKDNSVDLVTCSQAVHWFDFDTFLREVDRILTPNGVLAVYSRGDYVLLHDDQQVEKELTTIYKECTWKTLKNYWNDPVHATRQKGYVDLNIPYPDFNRTRMQSKMDMTLTELSGFISSFTAYQRFRKENPDEDIFTPLYARFLRALKVNTEPDKTIVTAGCPLYLLMGRKPDEEEIKRFHFVWEENK; translated from the exons aaacacagacCAAAAGCAGATCCCAAAGCAATTGAAAGAATATTAAATTTCGCCAAAGAAAAG AAGTCTACGCGTTTTACGTTGGCTGTCGATATTGCCTGTGGTTCTGGACAAGGCACTGAAGACTTAgctcaacattttgaaaaagttatAGGTATTGACATAAGTTCTGCCCAAATCAACGAAGCCAACCGTACAAACAAGGCCGCGAATGTTGAATACAA GGTTGGAGATGCTGAAAATATCCCTGTAAAAGACAACTCGGTCGACCTCGTCACCTGCTCACAGGCTGTGCATTGGTTTGACTTTGATACTTTTTTGCGGGAGGTCGACCGGATTCTGACCCCAAATGGCGTATTAGCAGTGTATTCGCGTGGTGATTACGTTCTACTCCATGATGACCAGCAAGTAGAAAAAGAATTAACAACAATCTATAAAGAG TGTACATGGAAAACGTTGAAGAACTACTGGAATGACCCTGTTCATGCCACTAGACAAAAGGGATATGTGGATCTCAATATACCTTATCCAGACTTCAACAG GACCAGGATGCAGTCGAAGATGGACATGACTCTTACAGAGCTGTCAGGATTTATTAGTAGCTTCACAGCCTACCAAAGATTTCGTAAAGAAAACCCAGATGAGGATATATTTACACCGCTTTATGCAAG atttttgcgAGCATTGAAGGTAAACACAGAACCAGACAAGACCATCGTAACAGCAGGTTGCCCATTATATTTGTTGATGGGACGTAAACCCGATGAGGAAGAAATTAAGCGTTTCCATTTCGTCTGggaggaaaataaataa